A window of the Henckelia pumila isolate YLH828 chromosome 3, ASM3356847v2, whole genome shotgun sequence genome harbors these coding sequences:
- the LOC140888205 gene encoding uncharacterized protein, whose translation MSKNCISSCVEDVQSPVRATYVNLYKWPESDAEFVKSAAVHGSARLHGRVMDSISCRQMYLRSYTFSRKQTLLEKTLKCLAKVRETVAAVRERKWESLRNMEFRRRVVTTEVKDFSAAAFRAMFRRLLSCTTTSVGVRVEELDF comes from the coding sequence ATGAGCAAAAACTGCATATCCAGCTGTGTGGAAGACGTGCAATCTCCGGTCAGGGCCACCTATGTCAACCTCTACAAGTGGCCGGAATCCGACGCCGAGTTCGTGAAGTCCGCCGCCGTGCACGGCAGCGCGCGGCTGCACGGTAGGGTGATGGACAGCATATCATGCAGGCAAATGTACCTCAGAAGCTACACGTTTTCAAGAAAACAGACTCTGCTTGAAAAAACCCTGAAATGTCTCGCTAAGGTTAGGGAGACGGTGGCAGCGGTGAGGGAAAGGAAGTGGGAGAGCCTCCGGAATATGGAATTCCGGCGGCGCGTGGTGACTACGGAGGTGAAGGACTTCTCCGCCGCCGCGTTTAGAGCCATGTTCCGGCGGCTTCTGTCCTGCACTACTACCTCTGTGGGTGTTCGCGTGGAGGAACTTGACTTTTGA